The segment ATACTTTTCTCAGCGGAGCGGATCAGGCATGGATCGCTGATGAATTGCAGACGAATCGTCTGGAAGGGGTCTACCTGCGGGGAGCTCAGGTGGCCCAGCTGTTCACCTTGGTCGGGATGGGGGTGGGCACTTTCCTCGCCGTGTTCTCCCTCCCGTTGCCGCTGATGGTGTCAGGTGGACTCTATATCGCCTTTGCCCTGTTTGTGGCACTCGTCTTTCCCGAGACCCGTTTCACCCCGGTTTCAGATCGGAGTCAGAACACCTGGAATGCGATGTGGGGCACCTTTTTTGCGGGTCTGAAGGTGGTCCGTAGAAGCTCCGTCTTGTTGACCGTTCTGGGAATCGGTCTCTTCCATGGACTGTACAGCGAAGGATTTGACCGATTGTACACCCTCCACTTCTTGGAGAACTTCCAGTTCCCCCAGTGGGTGGAGGCTCCGGAAGTGGTTTGGATCGGAGCGATCGACGCCTGCGCGATGGTGATCAATATCCTGGTGGTGGAATGGATCCGGCGGCGGTTGGAGTCGACGGGGCGGCTGGAGAAGATGGGGGTGCTGCTGGTGATCAACATCCTGCTGGTGGCGTCCATCTTCGCCTTCGCGGTGGCAGGAGCCTTCTGGATGGCTCTGGCCGCCTACTGGCTCACCTATATCCTTCGGGGCACCAACCAGCCGATTTACAACGCCTGGATCAATGAACAGATCCGGGAATCCCGTCTCCGGGCCACGATCCTCTCCACACAAGGACAGGTGCACGCCCTCGGGGAAATCTTTGGCGGCCCTCTCGTCGGTGCCATCGTCTGGAAAACCTCGGCACTCTGGGGTCTGATCGCCTCCAGCGCCATTCTGGCACCGGCGGTGTTCCTCTATCTTTTTCTGCGGAAAAGGGCAGGGGAATCCCAATGCTTCCGGGGATTAAACAGAAAAGACGGGGGACAAAGCATGTAAATGTCGACCCAGGTGTTTTTAGGGCGTGTCTGATAAATTTTTATCTGGGGCCGGCCGTTCGGGATGGGGTTTCACATGTCCTTCCGTTGTTCTGACGATCCAAAATCACTCCATGTGAAACCCCAGCCTCCCTCTGTTGTTCTCACAAAGCGTCTCACATTCCTTCGGAAACTTGAATTACCAGACACGCCCTAAAGATACGCCCCTTTCATTCGGGGCGTTTTTTGTTGAAAACAGAATGCAACTATGTCAGTTGGGCACATATCCTATTTCAGATATGAATTTGGGGGAAAGTCTCTTCCATCGGGGGCCTTTTGTCCCTCTTTACCGGTGATTCTCAAAACTGTGTTGTTTGGGAGGGTGGACGGAATGAAGAGATCCTTTTGGAAGCGGATGGCCCTGCTGTTGACGGGCGCGTTGCTGTTGACTGCTTGTGAGGCATCTTTATCAGCAGACCGTGCCGATTTTCCGGAACGGCAGATCACCTATATGATCCCTTTTGAGGCCGGGGGTCAGTCGGACGTGGAGGCCAGGAGGCAACACCCGCTCCTGGAAAAAGAGCTGGGCCAACCCGTCGTCATCACGTATAAACCTGGCGGGGGAGGCTCCGTGGGCTGGACGGAATTGGTCCGCCAACAAGCGGATGGCTATTATCTGGCCGGGATCAATGTTCCCCATATCATTCTTCAGCCCCTGGCCAATCCGGATACCGGGTACCAAACGGAGCAGATTCAGCCGGTGGTCCTGTTTCAGAGAACGCCGATCGGATTGGCTGTCCCAAAGGAGAGCGAGATCAAGTCCATCGAAGATTTGGTGCAAAAAGCAAAAAAGAACCCCGGTAAACTGACGGTCGCCGGCTCAGGTACTTACTCGGGGCATCATCTCGCTTTCAGACAGCTGGAGAAGTTTGCCGGCATCCGGATGAAATATGTCCCTTTCACCGGTGCAACGACCCAAGTTCAGGCATTTCTCGGAGGGAATACCGATGTCATCCTGGCCAATTCCAGCGATTTGGTGAAATACAAGGAGCAGCTGCAGATCCTGGCGATTGGAAGTGATCAACGCACAGAACTGTTCCCCGATGCTCCCACCTTCAAAGAAGCGGGCTATGAGATGTCCCCTGTCATCGATCGCGGGGTGGGAGTGCCTGCGGGTACACCGGCCCCTGTGGTCCGACGTTTGGAAGAGGTGTTTCTCCGGATTGCCCGCAATGACAAAATCAAGGAGCAGATGATCAAGGATGGGTTTGAACCGCTGGAGATGGGGGCGGCCGAAACCGAAAAGTATATCCAGCGGAAGACTGTGGAGCTGACACCGGTGATTGAGGAGATGAAGTGATTCCATGGGTATCCCAATGGCGGAAAGTCTGCTTTCCGGATGGATGGATCCGGTGAACTGGTTGTTGATGCTTGTCGGAGTTGCCGGGGGGATTCTCGTGGGTGCCCTCCCGGGGCTGACGGCGACCATGGCCTTGGCCCTCATGCTGCCCTTTACCTTTTCCATGGGACCGGAGGCAGCGTTGATTCTGCTGGGTGCGATCTATATCGGAGCGATCTACGGCGGCTCCATTTCCGCCATTCTGATCAACACGCCGGGCACCCCTTCTTCCATCGCCACCACTTTTGACGGTTTTCCCATGACGCAAAAAGGGCAGGCGGAGCAAGCCTTGGTGACCGCGGCTTTCAGCTCAGGGGTCGGGGGCGTGTTGGGGGGGATCTCCCTCCTCTTCTTGTCTCCGTTATTGGCCGATCTGGCTTTGAATTTCGGACCGCCGGAGTTTTTTTGGGTGGCTGTCTTCGGTCTCACCGTGATTGCCACCCTTTCCTCCCACTCCCTGATCAAGGGATTGACCGGTGGAGCCTTCGGCCTGCTGTTGAGCACCGTGGGTATTGCCCCCATCGGGGGCGATTCCCGGTTTACATTCGGCTTTTCCCCCCTGCAAGGAGGGCTGGACCTGGTCGTGGTGTTGATCGGTTTGTTCTGCATCCCGGAAGTGATCGCCATCATGGGGAGGCGGGGATTGCAGGATCAACCATCCTACCAGCCGGTGAAGGGGGTGGCGGCCCATGTGATCAAAAGGTTGATCCGGCGCCCTCTCCTGTTTCTTCGCTCCTCTGTCATCGGCATTGTGACGGGGGTCATTCCCGGTGCGGGGGGGAATGTGGCCAGCCTGCTGGCTTATGACGCAACGGTCCGTTTCGACAAAAACAAAGAGGAGTATGGGAGAGGAAAGATCGAAGGGGTGGCAGCTTCGGAGACAGGAAACAATGCCGAGGTGGGAGGGTCGCTGGTGCCTCTCCTCTCCCTGGGGATTCCCGGAGCGGCACCGGCCGCCGTGTTGATGGGGGCGCTCTTGATCCAGGGAATCACACCCGGCCCGGACCTGTACAAAAATTACCCCGATCTGGTCCACACCTTTGTCGGTGCGTTTATTGCGGCCAATGTGGTGATGTTTGTGATGGCCTTTTATGGCGCCCGGTATGTGGCCCGGCTTTTAAATCTGCCTTCCCATACCCTGGTTCCCTTGATTGTGATGTTGACGGTGATCGGCTCCTACGCCATCCGCAACAACCTCCTCGACGTGGCGATGATGGTCGGATTTGGGATCGTGGGCTATCTGTTGAAAAAAGTGGGGTTTGAGCCGGGCCCCATCGTCCTGGGGCTGATTCTCGGATCGATTGCGGAAACGGGGCTGGCCCAGTCCATGTTGATCGGGCAGGCCAAGGGCGGCATCTGGATGGTGTTTCTGAGCCGGCCGATCACTCTCGCCTTGATCGGTCTCTGTCTGATCTCCCTCGGCTCCTCCTGGTGGATGCTACGGTCCGGGAGGCGTGAACGAAGAGAGAAGAAGGGGGACGGAGGCCGGCTCGGGGGGGATCTGTGGGCTTCCTTGGGTTTTATCCTGGTGGCGGTGATCGCTCTGGGGCATCTTCCGGGTCTGAACAAGATGAGCGCCGTTTTTCCCGGGACAGTGGGAGTGATCCTTCTCTGCCTCGGAGTCGTCTGTCTGGTCCAAAGCTTGTTTGGCAGATGGAAACCGGCAGAGAAGGGGGCGGTTCCAGCCTCTTCGGTGGTGGTGTTGTCCCTGGGCATGGCAGGGTATGTCCTGTTGATCCCTTGGCTGGGTTTTTTGGCGGCCACTCTGTTGTTCGCAGGGATGGTCACCTGGTTTCTTTCCCGGAGGGAGAGGAGTTTCCGGGGCGTTGTCGTCTCTCTCCTGATCGGTCTCCTTTTGTACTCAGTCTTCCGTTGGATTTTTATGGTACCTTTCCCCGAGGGATGGTTGCTTTGAACCCAGGTGGGGATTGTCGGGTTTTCGTTCTAAGCTTTGGATTGCAGAATATATAGAGTGAAGAGAGAGTGGAAGGAGGGCGGAGAGCTTGTTCACCTACAGGAAGGCCTACCGACCTTACATCAGCCCTTGGGACCCTTGCCCGCCGCTTCTGATCAAAACATACGAAACTCCTCCACAGCTGTACATGGGGTTTCAGCCCATGGGCCTGCCCCAGTTTGATCCCAGGGAGGCTCTGCGACGGGGGACATTGTGGCCGGCATTGTTCGCCCCATACACCAACCCGTACAAAGGAGTCAAAGGAGGTGTCTATGGCGATGGGAGGACCCCGGTGGACGGATGAGCAGAAAAAAGCGTATCACAAACTGATGAAGGAGATTCAGACTGTGGACTTCGTGCTGGTGGAATTGAACCTGTATTTGGATACTCATCCCGATGATCAGCAGGCTGTACAGCAGTACAACGAATTCGTCCAGCGGAGTGCCGCTCTGAAAAACCGGTTCCAGTCCATGTTTGGACCTTTGTATGGTTTCGGAAACAGTTATGCCACCTGTCCATGGTCCTGGAAAGAGGCTCCCTGGCCCTGGCAGGTTTAGAAGCGTTGTGATTTAGTGCATTCTTGGACGGTCGGGATTGGGTTTCACATTCCGCTCCGGTTGTTCTTACGAGCCAAAGTCACTCCATGTGAAACCCAATCCTCCCTGTAAACGGCTTTTTCACAATGCTTTTAGGAGGTATTCATCTTGTGGGTTTATGAGAAAAAACTGCAGTATCCGGTGCGGGTCAGTAAATGCGATCCCCGGATGGCCAAATTTCTGATCGAGCAATACGGCGGAGCCGACGGGGAACTGGCGGCAGCCCTCCGCTATCTGAACCAACGCTACACCCTGCCTGATCAGGTGATCGGAATCGTCAATGATATCGGTACGGAAGAGCTGGCCCACCTGGAGATGATCGCCACCATGGTCTACAAATTGACCAAGGACGCCACCGCGGAAGAAATGAAGGAGGCGGGCCTCGGTGCCCACTATGCGGACCACGACAAGGCCTTGTTCTTCCACAATGCGGCGGGGGCCCCCTTCACTGCCACCTATTTTCAGGCCAAGGGGGATCCCATCGCGGACCTGTACGAGGATATCGCGGCGGAGGAGAAAGCCCGTTCCACCTACCAATGGCTGATCAACATGACAGATGACCCCGATCTGAAGGACGGCCTCCAATTCCTGCGGGAGCGGGAAGTGGTCCACTCCCAACGGTTCCGGGAAGCGGTGGAGATTCTCAAGGAGGAGCGGGGGGCAAAGAAGATATTCTGAAAGTCCACGGCCACTGCCTGTGGGCTTTTTTGTGTTCCGGATGAACGGATCCGCGTCGGATCCAGAAAAAGGGCCTCTGCCATAGACAGGGCCCTTTGAACGGAGGATTAGGGCGTGTCTGGTAATTCAATTTTTCGTGGAATGTGAGACGTTGTGAGAGTAACAGAGGGAGGGTTGGGTTTCACATGGAGTGATTTTGGATCGTCAGAACAACGAAAACGACATGTGAAACCCAATCCCGACCGACTCGGCCCAGAGATTTATCAGACACACCCTAGTCCTTATTTGTGATGTCTATCTCCCGAAACGGGATCAGCAGGGTGTGCTGGCAGGCGGTTTGCAAATCCCGCCAGGTGCGGTTGACGGGGGCCTCCTCCATCACTGCCTGGATTCCGAGAAAGGGGAAGATGGATCCGGCACATCGCAGGACGGCCTGGGCGGTCTCCTGGCACTTGAGGCTGATCTGTTGTTGCCCCTCTTCAGTGAGGGGTTGTTGACGGAGATGTTGCGCCCAGGAGTCATCCACGATTTTATAAAAGTCGTCCACTCTTCGGTTGAAGAGATGTTCCATCTCCTCTATCTTATCGTTCACAAAAGAGACCCGATCCGGGGAAGAGGTAGCCCAGGTGGCTCTGTTTTTTTCCAGGAGGTGGTTTGCTTCCTCCAGGAAGTGCCGGCCGATCCCGATGGCGGTTGCGGCAAAAGAGGCCTGGGCAAAGGGTACGAAGGGGTAGTGAAAGATCGGATCGTGGAAGTGATAGGGGTGGTGGATGAGATCGAAGGTCATCTCCTCCGGCACAAACACCTCTTCCACGATGATGGAATGGCTGGCTGTCGCTTTCAGGCCGAAGGCATTCCAATCCCGGAGGATCCGTACCTGTTCCGGCAGAAAGATGAAGGAACGGACCGACGATGATCCGTTCTCGATGACGGCGTTGGCGGTGAAGATCGTGGCATGGGTGGAGCCGCTGCAATATTTCCATTGCCCGCTCACCACAAATCCGCCTTCAACTCGCTTTGCCCTGCCGGCGGGGAAGCCGCTGCCGGCGATCACCGCTTCTCTGTTCGCAAACAGGGTTTTGGAGACCTCGGGCGAAATGGCTGAGGTGAAAAACCCTCCGCCGGAGCCGATATTGACCAACCAGCCCAGACTACCGTCGATCCAGGCGGTCTCCTCAAAAATTCTCAGGGCATCGGGCAGCGGAGTCATGTTGCCGTCCAGTTCCCCGGGGACAAACAGTTTGAACAGGTTGTGATCATAGATGAGCTCCAGGACTTGGGAGGTCAGTTGGCCGGTTTGTTCCATTTCATGGGATTGCTCCCGGATGGCACGTACTGTTTCTTCGTTGAACATGGACTTGAATCACCCTTTTGTTTTTGCAAGTGTGGAATGGTCTGGGAACCGTTTTATCCTCAGGATGAATCCGACATTTTGGCCAGCACCGCCTTGATTGCGGTATAGGTGATTTCTTCCGGCAATGCTTCCTTGATCGGTTTGAGCAGGGTGCCCCCCACTTTCTCGATGGCCTGTCGGATCAGGGGCTCTTCTCCTGCGGGGATGAGTCGGTCCCAGTCCACCGGGTGGCCTTCCCCGGCGGCACGAAGGAGATGGTTTTCCAGTGTGGTGGGAGAGAGTCCCCGTTCCCTGCTGATCTCATCCAGGTTTTTTCCCTCCTGCCACAAGCTCCAGGTGGTCAGGTGGCTGGGTGGGGAATCGGATTTTTTCTCCGTTGAGAGGGTGGCAGCCACTTCCTGCTCACCTGCATCGGGAGTGATCCCCTGTTTTTCTGCATACTCCCGAATGGCGGCGAGGAATCGGTCTCCATACTTCTCCAGTTTCTTCTCTCCCACCCCTTTGACCGCCCGCATGCTTTCCCGGTCCATGGGAAGTACCCGGGCCAGGTCGGTCAGAGTGCTGTCCGGGAAGATCATATAGGGAGGGACCTGTTCCGCTTCGGAGAGGGATTTCCGCAGTACACGCAACTCCTCAAACAGATCCTCCCGGCGGGGAGTGGTCCGCTCCTTCGGTTTTTTCAACCGGAGCAACACCTGGCGCTCCCCCTTCAGCACTTCTACGGCGGCAGGTGTGAGGGATAAGGTGGGGTACTCATCCTCGCTGAGGCGAAGATACCCTTCTGCCGCCAAGATCCGGATTCGATGGTTGATCTCCTTTTCGGAGTGGGAGCGGAGGAGGCCATAGGTGGGAAGGGAATCGAAGCCCAATTCCAACACCCGTTTGGCTTTGGATCCTTTCAGCACCTGGGCGGTCAGGGTGATGCCGAAGCGCTCCCGCATGCGGCGGACACAGGAGAAAATCTTTTGTGCTTCCACGGTCACATCGGTCTGCTCCTCTTCAGCAGTACAGTTGCTGCAGGTGCCGCAGGGCTCCCTTGCTTCCTCCCCGAAGTAGCGGACGAAGGTTTGTTGCAGACATCCCTGGGTATGGGCGTAGCGGTATATTTCCTGCAGTTTTTGATGTTCCCTGCTCTTCAACTCCGGTGCCAGCTCCGACTGTTCGATCAGGTATTGCTGAGTGCGGATATCCGCAGGATTGAAGAGCAGAATGCAGTCACTCTCCTCCCCGTCCCGGCCGGCCCGTCCCGCCTCCTGATAGTAGGATTCCAGATTGCGGGGCACCTGACAATGGATGACGAAGCGGACGTTGGACTTATCGATGCCCATTCCGAAGGCATTGGTGGCGACAATGGCTTGCACCCGGTCATAGGCGAAATCTTCCTGGGCCTGTCGCCGCTCTTCCTCCGACAGCCCGGCATGGTAGCGGCCCACCGCAAATCCCCGTTGTGTCAAAAAGCGGTGGAGTGCTTCCACATCCTTGCGGGTGGAGCAGTAGAAGATCCCCGGTTGTCCCGGATGCTCCTTCAGGTGCTTCACAGCAAAATCCCGCACATTCTCTCCGTGAAGGACGGAGAAAGAGAGGTTTTTTCGCTCCAATCCGGTGGCAAAGACACGGTTGGGCGGGATGGAGAGAAGCCGGGCAATATCTTCCCGCACTTCCCGGGTGGCAGTTGCTGTGAAGGCGGCGATCACCGGTCGGTGGGGCAGTTCTCTGAGCCAGTGGGCAATGGACCGGTAACTGGGCCGGAAGTCATGTCCCCACTGGGAGATGCAGTGGGCCTCATCGACGGTGACCAGCGAGAGGGGCACCTCCCGCAGCAGGGACTGAAAACGGGGAGACTCCAGTCGTTCCGGTGCTATGTAGACAAGCTTGTAAGCGCCCCGGGAGGCATCCCGCAGATGTTGCTGCATCTCTTCAAAGGAGAGAGTGCTGTTAATATAGGCGGCGGGGATGCCCAGCTGGTTCAGATGGTCCACCTGGTCTTTCATCAGGGAGATCAGGGGGGAGACCACCAGGGTCAACCCTTCCATCATCAGGGCGGGAATCTGGTAACAGATCGATTTCCCGCCACCGGTGGGCATGATGGCAAAGGTGTTGTGCCCGTCCAGGATGCTCCCGATGATCCACTCCTGTCCCGGGCGGAAAGAGGAGTAGCCGTAATACCGTTCCAACAACTCCAGCGGTTTCAAAAACATGCTCCTTCCATGAAAAGTTCCATCGTGATTCCTATGAAACCATTATATCGGAGGAGGAGCAGGGAGGAACAGGGGGGAGAAAGGGGTGTGATTCAACAGATGGGGTCCCATAAGTCAGAGTATTGACACTTGGCTAATATCAGCATATAATAAGACTGCTTTGCGACTCTTTCAACTTATCTGCACACAAAAATAACAACGTTGTTAATGCATCAATCCACCCGTGTGACAAGTATGGGGAAAGGGAGGGAGCAAGTCTCATTTTGGCACCTTCGATTTCAAACGTTGTTTAAATCTCATTGCTTCAAAAAAGGAGGTTCAACATGAACAGGATTCTAACGGGGTTGCTCTTATTTTTGTTGTTGTGTGGAACCATCATCCAGTTCCCTGCCACAACCCAGGCGGAGAATGATTCCGGGTGGGATCAGGTGCCGGAGATCCTGAAGCAGATCGTGAAGCCGACTTTTCCGGACCGGGACTTTTTGGTAACGGATTATGGGGCCAAGCCCGATGGGAAAACGGATGCGACACAAGCTTTTAAAGAGGCGATCGAGGCCGCCCATGACGCCGGCGGAGGTCGGGTGGTTGTGCCGGCAGGGACCTATACGACAGGCGCGATCCACTTGAAAAGCAATGTCAACCTGCATATCACCAAAGATGCGACAATCAAATTCAGCCAGGATCCCAAGAAGTATCTCCCGCTGGTCCGCACCCGATGGGAAGGTGTGGAGCTGTATAATTACTCCCCGTTGATTTATGCCTATGACCAGGAAAATATCGCGATCTCCGGCGAAGGAACACTGGACGGCCAAGCGGATCACGAACATTGGTGGCCGTGGAAAGGGAAAAAAGAGTTCGGGTGGAAAGAAGGGCAACCCCATCAAGCAGCCGGCAGGGATTTGCTTTTCGAAATGGCGGAAAAAAATGTTCCTGTAGAGGAGAGGCGATTTGGTGAAGGGTATTACCTGCGGCCCAATTTCATCCAACCGGTTAAAAGCAAGAATGTTTTGATCGAAGGGGTTCATATCGTCGACTCCCCCATGTGGAACATCCATCCGGTACTCTCCGAGAATATCATTATCGATCATGTCACAGTGACAGGACATGGTCCCAATAACGACGGCATCGATCCGGAATCGAGCAAAAATGTGTGGATCAAAAATTCCTACTTTGATAACGGAGATGATTGCATCGCGATCAAGTCCGGCCGCAATGCCGACGGCAGACGGGTCAATGTACCTGCCGAAAATATCATTATTCAGGGGAACGAAATGAAGGATGGTCATGGTGGGGTCGTGATCGGGAGTGAAATCTCCGGCAGTGTCCGTAATGTGTATGCGGAAAATAACCGGATGGACAGTCCCAATCTGGACCGCGTCCTCCGTATCAAAACCAATTCGATCCGCGGAGGAGTCGTTGAAAATATCTTTTTGCGGGACAACGATGTGGCCAATGTCGGAGGGGAGGTGGTTCGGGTCAACATGTACTATGAAGAAGGGGATGCCGGGCCGTACACCCCGATCGTCCGCAACATCGAGGTGAAGAATCTTCACAGCAACGGCGGAAATTACGGCGTTTGGGTCAGAGCTTATGACCGTTCCCCGGTGCAAAACCTTCGAATCATCGATTCCAGCTTCAACCATGTGAAAACACCGATGCTGATTGAAAATGTGGAAAACATGGTGTTATCCAATTTTCACATCAACGGTGCCAACTACGACAATGATCCTCCGACAACCACGGCCGAAATCAGCGGTGACACCCTGTCAGACGGAACTTTTTTGAACCGGGCGGAAGTAAAGCTCACCGCTGCTGACCGGGATGGAATCGAAAAAATCGAGTATCGGAGCGGAGACGATTCCTGGAGAATTTACACCCACCCGATCGTCATCGATCAGCCGGGAGAAATGAGGGTTCAATATCGGGCCGTCGACAAGACCGGCAACAGAGAACCGGTTCAAACTGCTTCCATCAAGGTTATACAGACAAACATGGAAAATCTGAAAATGTACGTCGCCAAAGCGGAGATCAATCCGGAGGGGATCAGAAAAGCTCTGTTGACCCGGATTGAGGAAGCGGAACGCGATTTTAACAAAGGGGATCGTCAACGCGGAAATAAAAGATTGGAACAGGTGAAGCAGTATATCGAGAAACAGCCGGAACATCACATTTCAAAAGAGACAAAGAAGGACTTGGTAAAGGTGATCAATCATCTGATGGCGGATTAGAAGCATTGTAAAAAAGCCATTCATACCCATAGGGCCCAAGTCTCGCCAGGGTGCTTTC is part of the Kroppenstedtia eburnea genome and harbors:
- a CDS encoding MFS transporter, translating into MNLQQSNAYRMYLLYMGVTATLFALFSTVATVYRIREVGLDAVELLWVGFALEISCFLFEIPTGVVADLHSRKRSLVIGLVLIGTGFLLEGSVPTFLAVIGAQVLWGIGYTFLSGADQAWIADELQTNRLEGVYLRGAQVAQLFTLVGMGVGTFLAVFSLPLPLMVSGGLYIAFALFVALVFPETRFTPVSDRSQNTWNAMWGTFFAGLKVVRRSSVLLTVLGIGLFHGLYSEGFDRLYTLHFLENFQFPQWVEAPEVVWIGAIDACAMVINILVVEWIRRRLESTGRLEKMGVLLVINILLVASIFAFAVAGAFWMALAAYWLTYILRGTNQPIYNAWINEQIRESRLRATILSTQGQVHALGEIFGGPLVGAIVWKTSALWGLIASSAILAPAVFLYLFLRKRAGESQCFRGLNRKDGGQSM
- a CDS encoding tripartite tricarboxylate transporter substrate binding protein, which encodes MKRSFWKRMALLLTGALLLTACEASLSADRADFPERQITYMIPFEAGGQSDVEARRQHPLLEKELGQPVVITYKPGGGGSVGWTELVRQQADGYYLAGINVPHIILQPLANPDTGYQTEQIQPVVLFQRTPIGLAVPKESEIKSIEDLVQKAKKNPGKLTVAGSGTYSGHHLAFRQLEKFAGIRMKYVPFTGATTQVQAFLGGNTDVILANSSDLVKYKEQLQILAIGSDQRTELFPDAPTFKEAGYEMSPVIDRGVGVPAGTPAPVVRRLEEVFLRIARNDKIKEQMIKDGFEPLEMGAAETEKYIQRKTVELTPVIEEMK
- a CDS encoding tripartite tricarboxylate transporter permease, with translation MGIPMAESLLSGWMDPVNWLLMLVGVAGGILVGALPGLTATMALALMLPFTFSMGPEAALILLGAIYIGAIYGGSISAILINTPGTPSSIATTFDGFPMTQKGQAEQALVTAAFSSGVGGVLGGISLLFLSPLLADLALNFGPPEFFWVAVFGLTVIATLSSHSLIKGLTGGAFGLLLSTVGIAPIGGDSRFTFGFSPLQGGLDLVVVLIGLFCIPEVIAIMGRRGLQDQPSYQPVKGVAAHVIKRLIRRPLLFLRSSVIGIVTGVIPGAGGNVASLLAYDATVRFDKNKEEYGRGKIEGVAASETGNNAEVGGSLVPLLSLGIPGAAPAAVLMGALLIQGITPGPDLYKNYPDLVHTFVGAFIAANVVMFVMAFYGARYVARLLNLPSHTLVPLIVMLTVIGSYAIRNNLLDVAMMVGFGIVGYLLKKVGFEPGPIVLGLILGSIAETGLAQSMLIGQAKGGIWMVFLSRPITLALIGLCLISLGSSWWMLRSGRRERREKKGDGGRLGGDLWASLGFILVAVIALGHLPGLNKMSAVFPGTVGVILLCLGVVCLVQSLFGRWKPAEKGAVPASSVVVLSLGMAGYVLLIPWLGFLAATLLFAGMVTWFLSRRERSFRGVVVSLLIGLLLYSVFRWIFMVPFPEGWLL
- a CDS encoding spore coat associated protein CotJA, which codes for MFTYRKAYRPYISPWDPCPPLLIKTYETPPQLYMGFQPMGLPQFDPREALRRGTLWPALFAPYTNPYKGVKGGVYGDGRTPVDG
- a CDS encoding spore coat protein CotJB, encoding MAMGGPRWTDEQKKAYHKLMKEIQTVDFVLVELNLYLDTHPDDQQAVQQYNEFVQRSAALKNRFQSMFGPLYGFGNSYATCPWSWKEAPWPWQV
- a CDS encoding manganese catalase family protein, encoding MWVYEKKLQYPVRVSKCDPRMAKFLIEQYGGADGELAAALRYLNQRYTLPDQVIGIVNDIGTEELAHLEMIATMVYKLTKDATAEEMKEAGLGAHYADHDKALFFHNAAGAPFTATYFQAKGDPIADLYEDIAAEEKARSTYQWLINMTDDPDLKDGLQFLREREVVHSQRFREAVEILKEERGAKKIF
- a CDS encoding acyl-CoA dehydrogenase, which codes for MFNEETVRAIREQSHEMEQTGQLTSQVLELIYDHNLFKLFVPGELDGNMTPLPDALRIFEETAWIDGSLGWLVNIGSGGGFFTSAISPEVSKTLFANREAVIAGSGFPAGRAKRVEGGFVVSGQWKYCSGSTHATIFTANAVIENGSSSVRSFIFLPEQVRILRDWNAFGLKATASHSIIVEEVFVPEEMTFDLIHHPYHFHDPIFHYPFVPFAQASFAATAIGIGRHFLEEANHLLEKNRATWATSSPDRVSFVNDKIEEMEHLFNRRVDDFYKIVDDSWAQHLRQQPLTEEGQQQISLKCQETAQAVLRCAGSIFPFLGIQAVMEEAPVNRTWRDLQTACQHTLLIPFREIDITNKD
- the recQ gene encoding DNA helicase RecQ, whose translation is MFLKPLELLERYYGYSSFRPGQEWIIGSILDGHNTFAIMPTGGGKSICYQIPALMMEGLTLVVSPLISLMKDQVDHLNQLGIPAAYINSTLSFEEMQQHLRDASRGAYKLVYIAPERLESPRFQSLLREVPLSLVTVDEAHCISQWGHDFRPSYRSIAHWLRELPHRPVIAAFTATATREVREDIARLLSIPPNRVFATGLERKNLSFSVLHGENVRDFAVKHLKEHPGQPGIFYCSTRKDVEALHRFLTQRGFAVGRYHAGLSEEERRQAQEDFAYDRVQAIVATNAFGMGIDKSNVRFVIHCQVPRNLESYYQEAGRAGRDGEESDCILLFNPADIRTQQYLIEQSELAPELKSREHQKLQEIYRYAHTQGCLQQTFVRYFGEEAREPCGTCSNCTAEEEQTDVTVEAQKIFSCVRRMRERFGITLTAQVLKGSKAKRVLELGFDSLPTYGLLRSHSEKEINHRIRILAAEGYLRLSEDEYPTLSLTPAAVEVLKGERQVLLRLKKPKERTTPRREDLFEELRVLRKSLSEAEQVPPYMIFPDSTLTDLARVLPMDRESMRAVKGVGEKKLEKYGDRFLAAIREYAEKQGITPDAGEQEVAATLSTEKKSDSPPSHLTTWSLWQEGKNLDEISRERGLSPTTLENHLLRAAGEGHPVDWDRLIPAGEEPLIRQAIEKVGGTLLKPIKEALPEEITYTAIKAVLAKMSDSS
- a CDS encoding glycoside hydrolase family 28 protein; translated protein: MNRILTGLLLFLLLCGTIIQFPATTQAENDSGWDQVPEILKQIVKPTFPDRDFLVTDYGAKPDGKTDATQAFKEAIEAAHDAGGGRVVVPAGTYTTGAIHLKSNVNLHITKDATIKFSQDPKKYLPLVRTRWEGVELYNYSPLIYAYDQENIAISGEGTLDGQADHEHWWPWKGKKEFGWKEGQPHQAAGRDLLFEMAEKNVPVEERRFGEGYYLRPNFIQPVKSKNVLIEGVHIVDSPMWNIHPVLSENIIIDHVTVTGHGPNNDGIDPESSKNVWIKNSYFDNGDDCIAIKSGRNADGRRVNVPAENIIIQGNEMKDGHGGVVIGSEISGSVRNVYAENNRMDSPNLDRVLRIKTNSIRGGVVENIFLRDNDVANVGGEVVRVNMYYEEGDAGPYTPIVRNIEVKNLHSNGGNYGVWVRAYDRSPVQNLRIIDSSFNHVKTPMLIENVENMVLSNFHINGANYDNDPPTTTAEISGDTLSDGTFLNRAEVKLTAADRDGIEKIEYRSGDDSWRIYTHPIVIDQPGEMRVQYRAVDKTGNREPVQTASIKVIQTNMENLKMYVAKAEINPEGIRKALLTRIEEAERDFNKGDRQRGNKRLEQVKQYIEKQPEHHISKETKKDLVKVINHLMAD